Proteins from a single region of Thermoplasmata archaeon:
- the fni gene encoding type 2 isopentenyl-diphosphate Delta-isomerase: MTAQKRKLEHLEICLRENVEAQHNYWDDITFEHNALPEIDYDDISLETKFLGKKLEMPVIINAITGGIPEAEKYNGRFASAAEKFGIGMGVGSQRPAFEGGDVKSYEILKAHKIPLKIANLGAPQLIPQKKGGHVFTVEDGKKAIEMIDGDVLAIHLNFLQEVVQREGDKNAKGCLAKIKEFASAMPVMVKETGAGISRGTAEKLRAAGVKAIDISGLSGTSFAKVEQYRAVLQKDYLHAVLGTTLGEWGIPSPVCVLKSRVKGLPLVASGGIRNGMDVARAIALGADAVGIAGALLKPAHDSQQKLERKLEAIREELKAVMFLLGVKNIEELKKVPCIIVGKTKEYLEE; encoded by the coding sequence ATGACCGCACAAAAAAGAAAGTTGGAGCATCTGGAAATATGCCTTCGTGAAAATGTGGAGGCGCAGCATAACTACTGGGATGACATTACTTTTGAGCATAATGCATTGCCAGAAATTGACTATGATGATATCTCACTAGAAACGAAGTTTCTTGGAAAAAAACTAGAGATGCCCGTAATAATAAACGCAATCACTGGTGGAATCCCAGAAGCTGAGAAGTATAATGGAAGATTTGCATCGGCTGCAGAAAAATTCGGGATTGGAATGGGTGTGGGAAGTCAGAGACCTGCATTTGAGGGCGGCGATGTGAAGTCCTACGAGATACTTAAAGCCCATAAAATTCCTCTGAAAATAGCCAATCTAGGTGCACCACAACTTATTCCGCAGAAGAAAGGTGGACATGTATTTACTGTTGAGGATGGAAAGAAAGCAATTGAGATGATTGATGGTGATGTTTTAGCAATCCACCTTAACTTTCTGCAGGAAGTTGTGCAGCGCGAAGGCGACAAAAATGCCAAGGGTTGTCTTGCAAAAATCAAGGAATTTGCATCAGCAATGCCAGTAATGGTAAAAGAAACTGGTGCGGGAATTTCGCGTGGAACTGCTGAAAAACTAAGGGCTGCGGGAGTGAAAGCAATAGACATTTCTGGTTTGAGCGGCACGAGTTTTGCGAAGGTAGAGCAGTACAGGGCTGTGCTTCAGAAGGATTACCTTCATGCGGTTCTCGGCACCACTCTTGGTGAATGGGGAATTCCCTCTCCAGTGTGCGTGCTCAAATCAAGGGTGAAAGGTTTACCACTCGTTGCCAGTGGAGGGATAAGAAACGGAATGGATGTAGCAAGGGCAATTGCACTTGGTGCAGATGCGGTAGGCATTGCGGGAGCTCTGTTGAAACCCGCACATGATAGCCAGCAGAAACTAGAGCGGAAGCTTGAAGCAATCAGGGAAGAGTTGAAGGCAGTAATGTTTTTGCTTGGTGTGAAGAACATCGAAGAACTGAAGAAGGTTCCCTGCATTATTGTTGGTAAAACAAAGGAGTATCTGGAGGAGTGA